A window from Dehalobacter sp. DCA encodes these proteins:
- a CDS encoding energy-coupling factor ABC transporter permease, whose product MHMADALISPVIGGTMWVATVGVAAYSIKKIQDDMEEKKVPLMGVMGAFVFAAQMINFSIPGTGSSGHLGGGLILAAMLGPYAGFLAMASILLIQALFFGDGGLLAYGCNVFNLGFYTCFIAYPLISKWFIKKGISAKRIMAGSMIAAVVGLQLGAFSVVLETVFSGKTELPFSTFVLMMQPIHLAIGIVEGLVTAAVLTFVWKARPELIEKQVSGKISGNTSIKRIIYGLAIAAVIIGGGLSWFASSNPDGLEWSMEKTAGTTELAESGGIYGILADIQSKTAFLPDYSFKNDSSVSEEQVSETSAEVAWPAVDAGTTVSGLVGGAMTLILAVMIGFFIRSMKRRKKKVTA is encoded by the coding sequence ATGCATATGGCAGATGCTTTGATTTCGCCGGTCATTGGTGGAACCATGTGGGTTGCTACCGTAGGGGTAGCGGCTTATTCGATAAAAAAAATTCAAGACGATATGGAGGAAAAAAAGGTTCCTTTGATGGGAGTTATGGGAGCTTTTGTTTTTGCAGCCCAGATGATTAATTTTTCGATTCCAGGAACGGGTTCCAGCGGACATCTTGGAGGAGGGCTGATTCTAGCTGCTATGCTTGGACCGTACGCCGGGTTCCTGGCCATGGCATCAATACTGTTGATACAGGCCTTGTTTTTTGGCGATGGCGGACTTTTGGCCTACGGCTGCAATGTATTCAACCTGGGATTCTATACCTGTTTTATTGCTTATCCGCTGATATCCAAGTGGTTTATTAAGAAAGGGATTTCGGCTAAACGTATTATGGCCGGCTCGATGATTGCAGCGGTTGTCGGGCTTCAGCTGGGGGCTTTCAGCGTTGTCTTGGAGACGGTTTTTTCTGGAAAGACTGAGCTTCCGTTTTCAACTTTTGTACTTATGATGCAGCCTATTCATCTTGCAATCGGGATTGTAGAAGGGTTGGTTACGGCCGCAGTGCTCACTTTTGTATGGAAAGCGAGGCCTGAACTTATTGAGAAGCAGGTATCGGGAAAAATCTCAGGCAATACTTCCATAAAAAGGATCATATACGGACTTGCTATTGCAGCAGTTATTATCGGTGGAGGACTTTCCTGGTTTGCATCGTCAAATCCGGACGGCTTGGAATGGTCTATGGAAAAGACCGCCGGGACCACGGAACTGGCAGAGTCTGGCGGAATTTATGGCATATTGGCCGATATTCAAAGCAAAACAGCATTTTTGCCGGATTACAGTTTCAAAAATGATAGCAGCGTGAGCGAAGAACAGGTCTCAGAGACAAGCGCTGAGGTCGCATGGCCAGCTGTAGATGCAGGAACAACCGTATCCGGATTGGTGGGCGGTGCGATGACACTCATATTAGCGGTCATGATAGGGTTCTTTATCCGTTCCATGAAGAGAAGGAAGAAGAAAGTTACTGCATGA